The Candidatus Margulisiibacteriota bacterium genome has a window encoding:
- the gmk gene encoding guanylate kinase yields the protein MEKTKKKSKKGLGVIISGPSGVGKGTIINKLLEKDKNFSLSVSYCTRKARKHEKNGIDYHFISVEEFKKIEKNKGFAEWAEVHKNFYGTSMDYVNKLINGEKIIFEVDVQGAKSLISLFEEKKYPHISFFLIPPSLSELINRLENRGTEDPKSLKIRFDNARKELTDSSYFNYSLINARIESTVENIYKLIKEKEQKNE from the coding sequence ATGGAAAAAACAAAGAAAAAAAGCAAAAAAGGGTTGGGTGTAATAATCTCAGGACCCTCAGGTGTTGGTAAAGGAACTATTATCAATAAATTGCTGGAAAAAGACAAAAACTTTAGTCTTTCTGTTTCATATTGTACCAGAAAGGCAAGAAAGCATGAAAAAAACGGTATCGATTATCATTTTATAAGCGTGGAAGAATTCAAAAAGATAGAAAAAAATAAAGGGTTTGCCGAGTGGGCGGAAGTACATAAAAATTTTTATGGAACAAGTATGGATTATGTTAACAAGCTGATAAACGGTGAAAAAATTATCTTTGAAGTGGATGTGCAGGGGGCCAAGAGCCTTATATCGTTATTTGAAGAAAAAAAATATCCTCATATCAGTTTTTTTCTTATCCCGCCATCCTTATCCGAGCTTATTAACAGACTGGAAAACAGAGGCACTGAAGATCCCAAAAGCCTTAAAATACGTTTTGATAACGCCCGTAAGGAATTAACAGATTCTTCGTATTTTAATTATTCACTGATTAATGCTAGAATAGAGTCTACTGTTGAAAACATCTACAAATTAATTAAAGAAAAGGAGCAAAAGAATGAATAA
- the priA gene encoding primosomal protein N': MYAEVLLAQQIQKSLSYQVPEHLADKVKIGQAVEVPVKNRNVLGYIYRLQKTWEKKNYELKEISSLKSEYSFFDDRVVELLEWISRYYAVPLSLVLKSVLPAGAKNLKNFKIDFEKIKTSESLQVEYSFNTLTAEQEKVFQTIITNKEKNHLIQGITGSGKSEIYIKTIAHYFSQGKSSLYLVPEIALSYSIYEKLQKNFGDKVILLHSQLTPKERMEAWLKIYHSPLSIVIGARSAVFTPIQSLGLIVIDEEQENSYKQEQTPRYNAKAVAFKKAEIHKAQLVVGTATPLISTYYLARKHFIISTLNKRFTKTPLPDVRIINLKNSSYPKNLLTLELVKEIRKTLEQKEQVILLFNQRGLVKSLRCEDCGEPVLCRRCSVTMTLHENNQLKCHYCGLIQEKIEVCPNCKSFKLTRFGKGIQALQQELKKTFPYARIKRLDSDISAKAHYLEDTLKAFEQKEIDILVGTQMIAKGHHFPEVTLVGVIDADLNLCLPDIYAAERTYDLLTQVIGRSGRGSKKGTVLMQTFNPGHDAIKYAVENNYEAFFKHELQIRKETQNPPFTRLIRISFENRDAQKVEEELESFHKFLSKNFSKLEFLNPIPSLINKIKNRFRWHFIIKIPGSYNTEPLKKQLQESLVSSKFSSRMIYDVDPVDVLM; encoded by the coding sequence GTGTATGCAGAGGTACTATTAGCTCAGCAGATACAAAAATCCCTCAGTTATCAGGTACCCGAACATTTGGCCGATAAAGTAAAAATTGGCCAGGCTGTAGAAGTTCCTGTTAAAAACCGCAATGTACTGGGGTATATTTATCGTCTACAGAAAACATGGGAAAAGAAAAATTACGAATTAAAAGAAATCAGTTCGCTTAAATCCGAATATTCTTTTTTTGACGACAGAGTTGTAGAGCTTCTGGAATGGATATCCAGATATTATGCTGTTCCTTTGTCTTTAGTCCTGAAATCTGTTCTGCCTGCCGGAGCCAAAAATCTCAAAAATTTTAAAATTGATTTTGAGAAAATTAAAACTTCTGAAAGCCTGCAGGTAGAATATAGTTTTAATACATTGACCGCAGAGCAGGAAAAGGTTTTTCAAACCATAATAACAAACAAAGAGAAGAATCATCTGATACAAGGCATTACCGGCAGCGGTAAATCGGAAATTTATATAAAAACTATAGCTCATTATTTTAGTCAAGGAAAAAGTAGTCTTTATCTGGTCCCTGAAATTGCCCTGAGCTACAGTATTTATGAAAAATTGCAAAAAAATTTCGGTGACAAGGTTATTTTGCTTCACTCACAACTGACACCAAAAGAACGAATGGAAGCATGGTTAAAAATTTATCATTCCCCGCTTTCCATTGTTATCGGGGCAAGGTCAGCGGTGTTTACTCCTATCCAGAGCCTGGGGTTAATCGTAATCGATGAAGAACAGGAAAACAGCTATAAGCAGGAACAAACCCCACGCTATAACGCCAAGGCAGTTGCCTTTAAGAAAGCGGAAATACATAAAGCCCAGTTGGTAGTTGGTACTGCCACTCCATTGATATCAACTTATTATCTGGCCAGGAAACATTTTATAATTTCCACACTCAATAAACGTTTTACAAAAACACCTTTGCCGGATGTAAGAATTATCAATTTGAAAAACAGTTCTTATCCAAAAAATTTGCTCACACTCGAGCTGGTTAAAGAAATAAGAAAGACACTGGAACAAAAAGAACAGGTCATCCTGCTTTTCAATCAACGCGGACTTGTAAAATCCCTGCGTTGTGAAGACTGCGGCGAACCGGTTTTGTGCCGCAGATGTTCCGTGACAATGACCCTGCATGAAAATAATCAGCTGAAGTGTCATTACTGCGGTCTGATCCAGGAAAAAATTGAAGTTTGTCCTAATTGCAAGTCATTTAAACTGACCAGATTCGGTAAAGGTATTCAGGCCCTGCAACAGGAGTTAAAAAAAACATTTCCTTATGCCCGGATAAAGAGGTTGGATAGCGATATATCAGCCAAAGCGCATTATCTGGAAGACACACTGAAAGCTTTCGAACAAAAAGAAATTGATATTCTTGTCGGTACACAAATGATTGCCAAGGGGCACCATTTTCCTGAGGTTACGTTGGTGGGCGTAATAGACGCAGATCTAAACCTGTGCCTGCCTGATATCTACGCAGCGGAAAGAACCTACGATCTGCTGACCCAGGTTATCGGCCGTTCAGGCCGGGGAAGCAAAAAGGGTACGGTTTTAATGCAAACTTTTAATCCAGGACATGATGCTATTAAATACGCTGTGGAAAATAATTACGAAGCTTTTTTTAAACATGAGCTGCAAATACGCAAAGAAACCCAGAACCCACCGTTTACAAGATTAATACGAATTTCTTTTGAAAACAGGGATGCTCAAAAAGTAGAAGAAGAACTTGAATCCTTTCACAAATTTTTAAGCAAAAATTTCAGCAAACTGGAGTTTTTAAATCCCATACCTTCATTAATTAACAAAATAAAGAACAGGTTCCGTTGGCATTTTATTATTAAAATTCCCGGTTCATATAATACTGAACCTTTGAAAAAACAACTGCAGGAAAGCCTGGTCAGCTCAAAATTTTCCTCCAGGATGATTTATGATGTTGATCCGGTAGACGTGCTTATGTAA
- a CDS encoding S8 family serine peptidase produces MKKIIILSFILLAFCLGNITIERHGSSVIAFSDTNKNILFFSSEKNTSLNSLTMQDAQVRMEEDKPMELHSLWIKDADIGNSQADSFWLTHEQQSDPILVAVIDSGMDLQNNSLQPYVYINSKEIPDNGIDDDQNGFIDDVQGYNFIDNNGNVQDDYGHGILISGIVARNSMGTVKILPIKAFNSQGQSSQFIIACAINYAVNMGVKIINCSFGYYYTTEILQLAIENALSKGVIIIASAGNYGEEQTMYPAGFSGVVGVSSLDSSDHLASFSNYGSFISASCLGMDVLTTYFNNQFKKVSGTSMSAGYISGILGYLMKTSGDNHVSSVLYSKCTDIVDPLNNGEKLAGWDKYTGYGKLDISSIIHVQTSGSLLSISNFLNYPNPVINNNGTEFGYYLNSDANVQLYVYDLSGKRIWSKNITAGNTGAKSGYNKVFFDCRNTNGNVLANDTYIAIITALNGTQKSSARTLLAICR; encoded by the coding sequence ATGAAAAAAATTATCATCCTTTCTTTTATTCTTCTTGCCTTTTGTTTGGGAAATATAACTATTGAGCGTCACGGCAGCAGCGTAATAGCTTTTAGTGACACTAATAAAAACATCCTGTTTTTTTCAAGTGAAAAGAATACTTCCTTGAATTCGCTTACAATGCAGGATGCCCAGGTCCGTATGGAAGAAGACAAGCCCATGGAGCTGCACAGCTTGTGGATAAAAGATGCTGATATCGGCAATAGCCAGGCGGACAGTTTTTGGTTAACTCATGAACAACAAAGCGATCCGATACTGGTTGCTGTAATAGACAGCGGAATGGACTTACAAAACAACTCCCTGCAACCCTATGTTTACATTAACTCCAAAGAAATTCCTGACAATGGAATAGATGACGATCAAAACGGTTTTATCGACGATGTTCAGGGATATAACTTTATTGATAATAATGGGAATGTACAGGATGACTACGGTCACGGCATACTTATTTCAGGTATTGTGGCAAGGAATAGTATGGGCACTGTAAAAATCCTGCCGATCAAGGCCTTTAACAGTCAGGGACAGAGCTCACAATTCATTATAGCTTGCGCCATTAATTATGCCGTAAATATGGGCGTTAAAATCATCAATTGTAGTTTCGGTTATTACTACACCACCGAAATTTTACAACTGGCTATTGAAAACGCTCTGAGCAAAGGGGTGATAATTATAGCCAGCGCCGGCAATTATGGTGAAGAACAAACCATGTACCCCGCAGGATTTAGCGGAGTTGTCGGTGTGTCCTCCCTGGATTCCAGCGATCATCTGGCCAGCTTCAGCAACTACGGCTCCTTTATCTCAGCCAGTTGTCTGGGAATGGATGTACTTACAACTTATTTTAATAATCAATTCAAAAAGGTAAGCGGCACCAGCATGTCTGCCGGATATATTTCAGGTATTCTGGGATATTTAATGAAAACAAGCGGTGACAACCATGTGAGTTCCGTTTTATATTCGAAATGTACCGATATTGTGGACCCGTTAAATAACGGAGAAAAATTAGCCGGTTGGGACAAGTATACAGGTTACGGCAAACTTGATATAAGCTCTATAATCCATGTTCAAACTTCTGGAAGCCTTCTCAGTATCTCAAATTTTTTAAATTATCCTAATCCTGTCATAAATAATAATGGTACGGAATTCGGATATTATCTTAATTCAGATGCCAATGTTCAGCTGTATGTTTATGATCTTTCTGGAAAAAGAATCTGGTCAAAAAATATAACCGCCGGCAATACCGGAGCGAAATCAGGTTATAACAAAGTATTTTTTGATTGCAGGAATACAAATGGCAATGTATTAGCCAATGATACATATATTGCTATAATTACTGCCCTAAACGGCACACAGAAATCATCAGCCAGAACACTGCTCGCAATTTGCCGCTAA
- a CDS encoding DNA-directed RNA polymerase subunit omega codes for MNKKYDKFLFTYAVAKRAKEIMEEGNCLIEDPKEQDKRPIMEAIKEFNKNLITIDVTQNKKIDLKEEEDTLDTLYDSVKYPELAEVSSHRPKMTFNMVEEEKLEEDEEEVIDADAVLEEEIIDDTEKDEVVDPEVEIEAFPEAVADIAEDKD; via the coding sequence ATGAATAAGAAATATGACAAATTTTTATTTACATATGCCGTTGCCAAGAGAGCTAAGGAGATTATGGAGGAGGGCAACTGTCTTATTGAAGACCCCAAAGAACAAGACAAGAGACCTATCATGGAAGCCATTAAGGAATTTAATAAAAACCTTATCACTATTGATGTTACTCAAAATAAAAAAATAGACCTTAAAGAAGAAGAGGATACATTAGACACACTGTATGATTCTGTAAAATATCCCGAACTTGCCGAAGTCAGTTCCCACAGACCGAAAATGACCTTTAACATGGTTGAAGAAGAAAAACTGGAAGAAGATGAAGAAGAGGTTATTGATGCTGACGCGGTATTGGAAGAAGAAATAATCGATGATACGGAAAAGGACGAAGTAGTAGACCCTGAAGTGGAAATTGAAGCATTTCCTGAGGCTGTAGCAGATATCGCTGAAGATAAAGATTAA
- a CDS encoding rod shape-determining protein: MKIFDLLFGKMSHDMGIDLGTANTLVYIKGQGIVLREPSVVAIDQKTNATLAVGNEAKQMVGRTSGSIIAVKPLEDGVISNFEVTETMIRYFIEKVHNRKRFLNPRVIVGVPSGITGVEKRAVLDAILHAGAREAYLIEEPMAAAIGCGLPVSEPTGSMIVDIGGGTTDVAVISLGGIVVAKSVRIAGDEMDQAIIDHCRDNYRILIGERTAEDIKLKIGSAAPLDGIDEETMEVIGRDLVTGLPKNFTLTAGEVREALSETINAILNTIRGVLEQTPPELSSDIMEKGVVLAGGGALLKGLDKFIEREIYIKVVIADDPLSCVAYGTGKALEEMDILKKVLFSE, translated from the coding sequence ATGAAAATTTTTGACCTGCTTTTTGGTAAAATGTCCCACGATATGGGAATAGATTTGGGCACTGCCAATACTCTGGTATATATAAAAGGCCAGGGAATTGTTTTAAGAGAACCTTCGGTTGTAGCGATTGATCAGAAGACCAATGCCACCCTGGCTGTGGGCAATGAAGCCAAGCAGATGGTCGGCCGTACTTCCGGAAGTATTATTGCCGTAAAACCTTTGGAAGACGGAGTTATTTCCAACTTTGAAGTTACGGAAACCATGATCCGTTATTTTATTGAAAAGGTGCATAACCGTAAAAGATTTTTAAATCCCCGTGTGATTGTTGGTGTTCCTTCCGGTATAACCGGTGTGGAAAAACGCGCTGTACTGGATGCTATATTGCATGCCGGTGCCAGAGAAGCGTACCTGATAGAAGAACCCATGGCTGCTGCCATAGGTTGCGGTCTTCCGGTTTCTGAGCCCACAGGCAGTATGATAGTGGATATTGGTGGTGGTACAACTGACGTTGCTGTTATTTCGTTAGGTGGAATAGTTGTGGCCAAATCTGTGAGAATTGCCGGAGATGAAATGGATCAGGCTATTATCGATCATTGTCGCGATAATTATCGAATTCTTATCGGTGAACGGACTGCTGAAGATATAAAGCTCAAAATAGGTAGTGCCGCTCCCTTAGACGGTATAGATGAAGAAACCATGGAAGTGATCGGCCGAGACCTGGTAACCGGTCTCCCCAAGAATTTTACTCTTACAGCCGGCGAAGTACGTGAAGCGCTGAGCGAGACAATTAACGCTATACTAAATACTATTCGCGGTGTTCTGGAACAGACACCTCCTGAACTTTCATCCGATATAATGGAAAAAGGCGTAGTCCTGGCCGGTGGCGGCGCATTGCTCAAGGGTCTGGATAAATTCATCGAACGTGAAATTTATATCAAGGTTGTAATTGCCGATGATCCGCTGTCCTGCGTAGCTTACGGTACTGGTAAGGCTTTGGAAGAAATGGACATTCTGAAAAAGGTATTATTCTCCGAATAA